The proteins below come from a single Rhodanobacter sp. LX-99 genomic window:
- the rpsR gene encoding 30S ribosomal protein S18, translating to MSKFFRRRKFCRFTAEDVKEIDYKDLNTLRQYVTENGKIVPSRITGTKARYQRQLATAIKRARFLSLLPYTDNHDV from the coding sequence ATGTCCAAGTTTTTCCGCCGCCGCAAGTTCTGCCGCTTCACTGCCGAAGACGTGAAGGAGATCGACTACAAGGATCTCAACACCTTGCGCCAGTACGTCACCGAGAACGGCAAGATCGTGCCGAGCCGCATCACCGGCACCAAGGCCCGCTACCAGCGTCAGCTGGCGACCGCGATCAAGCGCGCGCGCTTCCTCTCGCTGCTGCCGTACACCGACAACCACGACGTCTGA
- the rpsF gene encoding 30S ribosomal protein S6 — protein sequence MTLRHYEVVFMVHPDQSEQVPAMLERYKALIETDGGKIHRLEDWGRRQLAYPIVNLAKAHYVLLNIEVSQNALNELESGFRFNDAVLRHLVIRRDEADTEPSFILKSKEKDDAKSTRRRDDEGDGEGRGRDRDGHDNDRDSDD from the coding sequence ATGACCCTGCGTCATTACGAAGTTGTGTTCATGGTCCACCCTGACCAGAGCGAGCAGGTTCCGGCGATGCTCGAGCGCTACAAGGCGCTGATCGAGACCGACGGCGGCAAGATCCACCGCCTTGAAGACTGGGGCCGCCGTCAGCTGGCGTATCCGATCGTGAACCTGGCCAAGGCACATTACGTGCTGCTCAACATCGAAGTGAGCCAGAACGCGCTGAACGAGCTGGAGTCGGGCTTCCGCTTCAACGACGCCGTGCTGCGCCACCTGGTGATCCGTCGCGACGAGGCCGACACCGAGCCGTCCTTCATCCTGAAGTCGAAGGAGAAGGACGACGCCAAGTCCACCCGTCGCCGCGACGACGAGGGTGATGGCGAAGGCCGCGGCCGTGACCGCGATGGCCACGACAACGATCGCGACAGCGACGACTGA
- a CDS encoding iron-sulfur cluster assembly accessory protein: MSITITPAANERMRHFLAGTPTAAGVRFGVKRTGCSGFAYVVDLAEAVGKDDQLVEVDGLPLIVDGKSLALVEGTVIDFQRQGLNASFVFHNPNATGECGCGESFTVS, translated from the coding sequence ATGAGCATCACCATCACCCCCGCTGCCAACGAGCGCATGCGCCACTTCCTGGCCGGCACGCCGACGGCGGCCGGCGTGCGTTTTGGGGTCAAGCGCACCGGCTGTTCCGGTTTCGCCTACGTGGTGGATCTGGCCGAGGCGGTCGGCAAGGACGACCAGCTGGTCGAGGTGGACGGGCTGCCGCTGATCGTCGACGGCAAGAGCCTGGCCCTGGTCGAGGGCACCGTGATCGACTTCCAGCGGCAGGGCCTCAACGCCAGCTTCGTGTTCCACAACCCGAACGCCACCGGCGAATGCGGTTGCGGCGAGAGCTTCACGGTCAGTTGA
- the asnS gene encoding asparagine--tRNA ligase, which produces MAVVSPTLCSVKQALSGKLDAGSAVTVRGWVRTRRDSKAGLSFVNVTDGSCFDPIQAVVPATLANYDSEVKHLTAGAGVIVSGTLVASQGKGQAFELQADEIVVTGFVEDPETYPIQPKQHTMEFLREVAHLRPRTNLFGAVTRVRHTMMTAIHRHLTEQGFFWINTPIITTSDAEGAGDMFRLSTLDLANLPRDDKGKIDFRKDFFGREAFLTVSGQLNVEAYALAMSKVYTFGPTFRAENSNTPRHLAEFWMVEPEIAFADLAADADCAEAFLKAIFKAVLDERPDDMAFFAERVQSDAISRMEAFIAKPFERIDYTDAITILQKSGQKFEYPVAWGIDLQTEHERYLAEKHIGRPVVVMNYPEAIKAFYMRLNDDEKTVAAMDVLAPGIGEIIGGSQREERLDYLDRRMVQFGLDPAAYGWYRDLRRYGTVPHAGFGLGFERLLVYICGLSNIRDAIPYPRAAGTAEF; this is translated from the coding sequence ATGGCCGTGGTCAGTCCGACGCTATGCAGCGTGAAGCAGGCTCTTTCCGGCAAGCTCGACGCCGGCAGCGCGGTGACCGTGCGCGGCTGGGTGCGTACCCGCCGCGACTCCAAGGCCGGCCTGTCCTTCGTCAACGTCACCGACGGCTCCTGCTTCGACCCGATCCAGGCGGTGGTGCCGGCCACCCTGGCCAACTACGACAGCGAGGTGAAACACCTCACCGCCGGCGCCGGCGTGATCGTCAGCGGCACCCTGGTGGCGTCGCAGGGCAAGGGCCAGGCCTTCGAACTGCAGGCGGACGAGATCGTCGTCACCGGCTTCGTCGAGGATCCGGAGACCTACCCGATCCAACCCAAGCAGCACACCATGGAATTCCTGCGCGAGGTGGCCCACCTGCGCCCGCGCACCAACCTGTTCGGCGCGGTGACCCGGGTGCGCCACACCATGATGACGGCGATTCACCGCCACCTCACCGAGCAGGGCTTCTTCTGGATCAATACGCCGATCATCACCACCTCGGATGCCGAGGGTGCCGGCGACATGTTCCGGCTGTCCACGCTGGACCTGGCCAACCTGCCGCGCGACGACAAGGGCAAGATCGACTTCCGCAAGGATTTCTTCGGCCGCGAGGCGTTCCTCACCGTGTCGGGCCAGCTCAACGTCGAGGCCTACGCGCTGGCAATGAGCAAGGTCTATACCTTCGGCCCCACCTTCCGCGCCGAGAACTCCAACACGCCGCGCCACCTGGCCGAGTTCTGGATGGTCGAGCCGGAGATCGCGTTCGCCGACCTCGCCGCGGATGCCGACTGCGCCGAGGCGTTCCTGAAGGCGATCTTCAAGGCCGTGCTGGACGAGCGCCCGGACGACATGGCGTTCTTCGCCGAGCGCGTGCAGAGCGACGCGATCAGCCGGATGGAGGCGTTCATCGCCAAGCCGTTCGAGCGCATCGACTACACCGACGCCATCACGATCCTGCAGAAGTCCGGGCAGAAGTTCGAATACCCGGTGGCCTGGGGCATCGACCTGCAGACCGAGCACGAACGCTACCTGGCCGAGAAACATATCGGCCGCCCCGTGGTCGTCATGAACTACCCCGAGGCGATCAAGGCGTTCTACATGCGTCTGAACGACGACGAAAAGACGGTCGCGGCGATGGACGTGCTGGCGCCGGGCATCGGCGAGATCATCGGCGGCAGCCAGCGCGAGGAGCGGCTGGACTACCTCGATCGCCGCATGGTGCAGTTCGGCCTCGATCCCGCCGCGTATGGCTGGTACCGTGACCTGCGTCGCTATGGCACCGTGCCGCACGCCGGCTTCGGCCTCGGCTTCGAGCGCCTGCTGGTCTACATTTGCGGCCTGTCCAACATCCGCGACGCCATCCCCTACCCCCGTGCCGCCGGAACGGCCGAATTCTGA
- a CDS encoding MalM family protein yields MSLRFSAIAAVLAFAALLGGCHNAKALLPPNLRPPSENTGDALKLAQLQLMQATPCCSSFADFSYRSMLPWQPQKFVLGSGSMVANLNGTQSYFLAFRLPVDVKLPYKVALKSELNGRWLHASYLFAPTVVLLDEGFQPIRSEDIGLCEHMGWSDETSGAFGSLTVDSKQARYLLVYSSAEQQSGKTYWEQSPASFSSSTAASLQMNSAGSFSIPHGPDGALWVGMMNKTYEKALANAICKKAAKGDGVLNTLRTALPLPWSNDSKTGHSPP; encoded by the coding sequence ATGTCGCTTCGATTCTCCGCCATCGCCGCCGTACTGGCCTTCGCCGCCCTGCTGGGCGGCTGCCATAACGCCAAGGCCTTGCTGCCGCCGAACCTGCGTCCGCCGTCGGAAAATACCGGCGACGCGCTGAAGCTGGCCCAGTTGCAGCTGATGCAGGCCACGCCGTGCTGCAGCAGCTTCGCCGACTTCTCCTACCGCAGCATGCTGCCGTGGCAGCCGCAGAAGTTCGTGCTGGGCAGCGGCAGCATGGTCGCCAACCTCAACGGCACGCAGAGCTACTTCCTCGCCTTCCGCCTGCCGGTCGACGTGAAACTGCCGTACAAGGTCGCCCTGAAGTCGGAATTGAACGGCCGCTGGCTGCACGCCAGCTACCTGTTCGCGCCCACCGTCGTGCTGCTGGACGAGGGTTTCCAGCCGATCCGCTCCGAGGACATCGGGCTGTGCGAGCACATGGGCTGGAGCGACGAGACGAGCGGCGCCTTCGGCAGCCTGACGGTCGACAGCAAGCAGGCGCGCTACCTGCTGGTCTACAGCTCGGCCGAACAGCAGTCGGGCAAGACCTATTGGGAACAGTCGCCGGCCTCGTTCTCCAGTTCCACCGCCGCGTCGCTGCAGATGAACTCCGCCGGCAGCTTCAGCATCCCGCACGGCCCGGATGGCGCCCTGTGGGTCGGCATGATGAACAAGACGTACGAGAAGGCCCTGGCCAACGCGATCTGCAAGAAGGCGGCAAAGGGCGACGGCGTGCTCAACACCCTGCGCACCGCATTGCCGTTGCCCTGGAGCAATGACAGCAAGACCGGCCACAGCCCGCCATGA
- a CDS encoding SDR family NAD(P)-dependent oxidoreductase: MQLDLGGRHALVCGASQGIGQASAIELAELGASVTLLARSADKLKLVAESLPRTHAGQRHDWRSVDMLDTASLRATATEIAAGAAVHILINNSGGPPGGPAHSAEPAAFETAFRQHLLAGQTLLQALLPGMRASGYGRIVNVISTSVKEPIAELGVSNTVRAAVAGWAKTLSAELAADGITVNNVLPGYTRTSRLDSLLAAQAAASGRKEDVIAQAMLTTVPARRFGEASEVAAVIAFLCTPAAAYVNGVSIAVDGGRTRALS; this comes from the coding sequence ATGCAACTGGATCTGGGGGGACGTCACGCGCTGGTCTGCGGCGCCTCGCAAGGCATCGGCCAGGCCAGCGCGATCGAACTGGCCGAGCTCGGCGCCAGCGTCACCCTGCTGGCGCGCTCGGCCGACAAGCTCAAGCTGGTCGCCGAAAGCCTGCCGCGGACGCATGCCGGGCAACGGCACGACTGGCGCAGCGTGGACATGCTGGACACTGCCAGCCTGCGGGCGACGGCTACCGAAATTGCCGCCGGCGCCGCGGTGCATATCCTGATCAACAACAGCGGCGGACCGCCCGGCGGTCCGGCGCACAGTGCGGAACCCGCGGCCTTCGAGACGGCATTCCGCCAGCACTTGCTGGCCGGCCAGACCCTGCTGCAGGCGTTGCTGCCCGGCATGCGCGCCAGTGGCTACGGGCGCATCGTCAACGTGATCTCCACCTCGGTGAAGGAGCCGATCGCGGAGCTGGGCGTGTCCAACACCGTGCGCGCCGCCGTCGCCGGCTGGGCCAAGACCTTGTCCGCCGAACTGGCCGCCGACGGCATCACGGTCAACAACGTGCTGCCCGGCTACACCCGCACCAGCCGCCTCGACAGCCTGCTCGCCGCGCAAGCGGCCGCAAGCGGCCGCAAGGAAGACGTCATCGCCCAGGCCATGCTGACAACGGTACCCGCCCGCCGCTTCGGCGAAGCCAGCGAAGTGGCCGCCGTGATCGCGTTCCTGTGCACCCCCGCCGCCGCCTACGTCAACGGCGTCAGCATCGCGGTGGACGGCGGCCGCACGCGCGCGTTGAGTTGA
- a CDS encoding aldehyde dehydrogenase, protein MSIPHLANLIDGRLQAPHHDAWLEVHEPATGAVFAHCPDSSAADVAAAVAAAGRAAPGWAGTPIEQRARLLQRLADLVEARLEEFATLESRDNGKPLSLARRLDIPRAVSNLRYFAAAIIGWGSESHAMEAGAMGTGAINYTLRQPLGVVGCISPWNLPLYLFTWKIAPALAAGNTVVAKPSEVTPCTAALLGELSIQAGFPPGVLNIVQGRGPSVGQAIVEHPAVKAISFTGSTATGARIASAAAAQFKKVSLEMGGKNPAIVFADADLSDANLDTIVRSGFANQGEICLCGSRLLVQRSILEAFRERYLARVQALRVGDPGDAGSDLGAMVSQAHYDKVLGCIEQARAEGGRVSCGGEAITLPGRCADGWFIAPTVIEGLSSAAQTNQQEIFGPVVSLIPFEDEAEALAIANDSRYGLAASLWTQDLSRAHRLAGQLEFGIVWINCWLLRDLRTPFGGAKQSGLGREGGSEALHFFTEPKNICIAYGASSVQP, encoded by the coding sequence ATGTCCATCCCGCACCTAGCCAATCTGATCGATGGTCGCCTGCAGGCGCCCCATCACGATGCATGGCTGGAAGTGCACGAGCCGGCCACCGGTGCGGTGTTTGCGCACTGCCCCGATTCCAGTGCGGCGGACGTCGCCGCCGCGGTCGCCGCCGCCGGCCGCGCCGCGCCTGGCTGGGCCGGCACGCCGATCGAACAGCGCGCGCGCCTGCTGCAGCGGCTGGCCGACCTGGTCGAGGCGCGGCTGGAGGAGTTCGCCACGCTGGAATCGCGCGACAACGGCAAGCCGCTGAGCCTCGCACGCCGGCTCGACATACCGCGCGCGGTCAGCAACCTGCGTTACTTTGCCGCCGCGATCATCGGCTGGGGCAGCGAATCGCACGCGATGGAAGCCGGCGCCATGGGCACCGGCGCGATCAACTACACCTTGCGCCAGCCGCTCGGCGTGGTCGGCTGCATCAGCCCGTGGAACCTGCCGCTGTACCTGTTCACCTGGAAGATCGCGCCGGCCCTGGCCGCAGGCAACACCGTGGTGGCCAAGCCGTCGGAAGTGACGCCGTGCACCGCCGCCCTGCTCGGCGAGCTGAGCATCCAGGCCGGCTTTCCGCCCGGCGTGCTGAACATCGTGCAGGGCCGCGGCCCCAGCGTGGGCCAGGCGATCGTGGAACATCCGGCGGTGAAGGCGATCTCCTTCACCGGCAGCACGGCCACCGGCGCACGCATCGCCAGCGCGGCGGCTGCACAGTTCAAGAAAGTCTCGCTGGAAATGGGCGGCAAGAATCCGGCGATCGTGTTCGCCGATGCCGATCTTTCCGACGCGAACCTGGACACCATCGTGCGCTCGGGCTTCGCCAACCAGGGCGAGATCTGCCTGTGCGGCTCGCGCCTGCTGGTGCAGCGCTCGATCCTCGAAGCCTTCCGCGAACGCTACCTGGCGCGCGTGCAGGCGCTGCGCGTGGGTGATCCGGGCGACGCCGGCAGCGACCTCGGCGCGATGGTCTCGCAGGCGCACTACGACAAGGTGCTCGGCTGCATCGAACAGGCCCGCGCCGAAGGCGGCCGCGTGTCGTGCGGCGGCGAGGCGATCACATTGCCCGGCCGCTGCGCCGACGGCTGGTTCATCGCGCCGACCGTGATCGAAGGCCTGTCGTCCGCGGCGCAGACCAACCAGCAGGAGATTTTCGGCCCGGTGGTCAGCCTGATCCCGTTCGAGGACGAAGCCGAGGCGCTGGCGATCGCCAACGACAGCCGCTACGGCCTGGCCGCCTCGCTGTGGACGCAGGACCTGTCCCGCGCACACCGGCTCGCCGGCCAGCTCGAATTCGGCATCGTGTGGATCAACTGCTGGCTGCTGCGCGACCTGCGCACGCCGTTCGGCGGCGCCAAGCAATCCGGGCTCGGCCGCGAAGGCGGCAGCGAGGCGCTGCACTTCTTCACCGAGCCAAAAAACATCTGCATCGCCTACGGCGCGTCGTCCGTACAACCCTAG
- the can gene encoding carbonate dehydratase produces the protein MNSLKDLLANNRRWAEQVTAQDPTFFEQLSQQQAPRYLWIGCSDSRVPATQIVDLPPGEIFVHRNVANVVVHTDLNALSTIQFAVDVLQVKHILVVGHYGCGGVGAVLKESRLGLIDNWLRHITDIAMKHADKLDPAQSFAMRHAHLCELNALEQALNVCHTTVVREAWERGQQLAVHAWIYGLDNGHIHDLGLDVRGREQLPEAYQQALTQLTRRWAGAA, from the coding sequence ATGAATTCACTGAAAGACCTGCTTGCCAACAACCGTCGCTGGGCCGAACAGGTCACCGCGCAAGACCCGACCTTTTTCGAACAGCTCTCGCAGCAGCAGGCGCCGCGCTACCTGTGGATCGGCTGCTCGGACTCGCGCGTACCGGCCACCCAGATCGTCGACCTGCCGCCGGGCGAGATCTTCGTGCATCGCAACGTGGCCAACGTGGTGGTGCATACCGACCTGAACGCGCTGAGCACCATCCAGTTCGCGGTCGACGTGCTGCAGGTAAAGCACATCCTGGTGGTGGGTCATTACGGTTGCGGTGGCGTCGGCGCGGTGCTGAAGGAAAGCCGCCTGGGCCTGATCGACAACTGGCTCAGGCACATCACCGACATTGCCATGAAGCATGCCGACAAGCTCGATCCGGCGCAGTCGTTCGCGATGCGCCATGCGCACCTGTGCGAACTGAATGCGCTCGAACAGGCGCTCAACGTGTGCCACACCACGGTGGTGCGCGAAGCGTGGGAGCGCGGCCAGCAACTGGCCGTGCATGCGTGGATTTACGGCCTGGACAATGGCCACATCCATGACCTGGGCCTCGACGTGCGCGGTCGCGAGCAGTTGCCCGAGGCCTACCAGCAGGCACTGACCCAGCTCACCCGGCGCTGGGCAGGCGCCGCATGA
- a CDS encoding Rid family hydrolase, with protein sequence MNGDSIRTDAAPAPIGAYPHARRVGNLLFLSGVGPRQPGSSAIPGNVCDADGRLIAYDIEAQCRQVFANVRAVLEASGAAWTDLVDVTVFLTDMQRDFAAYNRLYAEYFAGIDACRTTVGISALPTPIAIELKCVAALPAQSR encoded by the coding sequence ATGAACGGCGACAGCATCCGCACCGACGCCGCTCCCGCGCCGATCGGCGCCTACCCGCATGCCCGGCGCGTCGGCAACCTGCTGTTCCTGTCCGGCGTGGGTCCGCGCCAACCCGGCAGCAGCGCGATTCCCGGCAACGTCTGCGACGCGGACGGCCGTTTGATCGCCTACGACATCGAGGCACAGTGCCGCCAGGTGTTCGCCAACGTGCGCGCCGTGCTCGAAGCCAGCGGCGCCGCCTGGACCGACCTGGTCGACGTCACCGTGTTCCTGACCGACATGCAGCGCGACTTCGCCGCCTACAACCGGCTGTACGCGGAATATTTCGCCGGCATCGACGCCTGCCGCACCACCGTTGGCATCAGCGCGCTGCCGACGCCGATCGCGATCGAACTGAAGTGCGTCGCCGCCCTGCCGGCACAGTCACGCTGA
- the hutG gene encoding N-formylglutamate deformylase — MSTFTLQRGHVPMLVSLPHDSSFIPDDIATRMHPAARRAPDTDWHVGRLYEPLAQALGASVLKPGASRYVIDLNRPADGHALYPGQRETGLVPVIGFDGEPLYQGGSEPDDAEIQRRINDYWRPYHRAVAQELARLCAEHGRAVLWEGHSIRSRVPMLFEGQLPDFNLGTAAGTSCDPALQARLQACLESQSRFSFAVNGRFKGGYITRHYGTPATGVQAVQLELAQLNYMDEESFAYDEAKAPAVQDLIGRMLQACLA, encoded by the coding sequence ATGAGCACATTCACCTTGCAGCGCGGCCATGTGCCGATGCTGGTCAGCCTGCCGCACGACAGCAGCTTCATCCCCGACGATATCGCCACGCGGATGCATCCGGCGGCGCGTCGTGCACCGGACACCGACTGGCATGTCGGCCGGTTGTACGAACCGCTGGCCCAGGCGCTGGGCGCCAGCGTGCTGAAACCGGGGGCTTCGCGCTACGTGATCGACCTGAACCGCCCCGCCGATGGCCATGCGCTGTATCCGGGGCAGCGCGAGACCGGCCTGGTACCGGTGATCGGCTTCGATGGGGAGCCGCTGTACCAGGGTGGCAGCGAGCCGGATGACGCTGAAATTCAACGGCGCATAAACGATTACTGGCGGCCTTACCATCGAGCTGTCGCGCAGGAACTTGCGCGGCTGTGCGCGGAGCACGGTCGGGCGGTGCTGTGGGAAGGGCATTCGATCCGCAGCCGGGTACCCATGCTGTTCGAGGGGCAGCTGCCGGATTTCAATCTCGGTACGGCAGCCGGCACGAGTTGCGACCCGGCGCTGCAGGCGCGCTTGCAGGCTTGCCTGGAGTCGCAGTCGCGTTTCAGTTTTGCCGTCAACGGCCGCTTCAAGGGCGGTTACATCACGCGCCATTACGGCACGCCGGCGACTGGCGTGCAGGCCGTGCAGCTGGAACTGGCGCAGCTCAACTACATGGACGAGGAGAGCTTCGCGTACGACGAGGCGAAGGCGCCGGCGGTGCAGGACTTGATCGGCCGGATGCTGCAGGCCTGCCTGGCCTGA
- a CDS encoding energy transducer TonB, with amino-acid sequence MLACPCRRHGHDARHHAGRYKAAYPKHSTTTSADLVAAASDAARQWHFNPQMKDGKPIDGYARVPVKFDLAPLPHGTNKDQVEKLN; translated from the coding sequence ATGCTTGCATGCCCGTGTCGACGCCACGGGCACGATGCCCGGCACCACGCGGGACGATACAAAGCCGCTTACCCGAAGCACAGCACCACCACGTCTGCCGACCTGGTCGCCGCCGCCAGTGATGCGGCAAGGCAATGGCACTTCAATCCGCAGATGAAGGACGGGAAGCCGATCGACGGCTACGCGCGCGTGCCGGTCAAATTCGACCTGGCGCCGCTTCCACACGGGACCAACAAGGATCAAGTTGAGAAATTGAATTGA
- a CDS encoding C40 family peptidase: protein MSLPLPQATRWVLLFSAVILLAACASSPQRRQPTYKTSHSALADLPPRAPSAASAGEANDILFRAIGLVGTPYRWGGNTPAGGFDCSGLIDYIYRTATGIKLPRTSHEMASMDARKVRKMTQLASGDLVFFDIGGAISHVGVYVGKGRFVHAPNSGGTVRLDDIDGPYWGDHFAYGRRVLD, encoded by the coding sequence CTGTCATTACCGCTGCCGCAGGCCACGCGCTGGGTGCTGCTTTTCTCTGCGGTCATCTTGCTGGCTGCCTGCGCCAGCAGTCCGCAACGGCGCCAGCCCACCTACAAGACCTCGCACTCGGCGCTGGCCGACCTGCCGCCGCGCGCACCTTCGGCCGCCAGCGCCGGGGAGGCAAACGACATCCTGTTCCGCGCGATCGGGCTGGTCGGCACGCCATATCGCTGGGGCGGCAATACCCCGGCCGGCGGCTTCGACTGCAGTGGCCTGATCGACTACATCTACCGTACCGCCACCGGCATCAAGCTGCCGCGTACCTCGCACGAGATGGCCTCGATGGACGCCCGCAAGGTGCGCAAGATGACCCAGCTGGCCAGCGGCGACCTGGTGTTCTTCGACATCGGCGGCGCGATCAGCCACGTCGGCGTGTACGTCGGCAAGGGCCGTTTCGTGCACGCGCCGAACAGCGGCGGCACGGTGCGCCTGGACGATATCGACGGGCCGTACTGGGGCGACCATTTCGCTTACGGGCGGCGCGTGCTGGATTGA
- a CDS encoding peptidylprolyl isomerase has product MKAGKDKVIAIHYTLTVDGEKVESSHDRDEQLWILLGHGQLIPGLDAALEGHEAGEALSVDVAPADGYGEREEGQIQRMSKKYFPQANRLKPGMTAVLQLKQGGQRAVTVHKVGMSAIDVDLNHPMAGKTLHFDVAIGEVRDATEEEIAHGHAHAPGAEAH; this is encoded by the coding sequence ATGAAGGCTGGCAAGGACAAGGTCATCGCGATCCACTACACGCTGACGGTGGATGGCGAAAAGGTCGAGAGCTCGCACGATCGCGACGAGCAGCTGTGGATTCTGCTTGGCCACGGCCAGCTGATCCCGGGCTTGGACGCGGCGCTGGAAGGGCATGAGGCCGGCGAGGCGCTGAGCGTGGACGTGGCGCCGGCCGATGGCTATGGCGAGCGCGAGGAAGGCCAGATCCAGCGCATGTCGAAGAAGTATTTCCCGCAGGCCAACCGGCTCAAGCCGGGCATGACCGCCGTGCTGCAGCTGAAGCAGGGCGGCCAGCGCGCGGTGACCGTGCACAAGGTCGGCATGAGCGCGATCGACGTGGACCTGAACCACCCGATGGCCGGCAAGACCCTGCACTTCGACGTGGCCATCGGCGAAGTGCGCGACGCCACCGAGGAAGAGATCGCCCACGGCCACGCCCACGCGCCAGGCGCCGAAGCGCATTGA
- a CDS encoding MFS transporter, with the protein MSLLAPLRELDIIQRHTVLASFLGWTLDAFDYFLLTFVIVTVAKEFDVGTAQITYALFLTLAARPLGALLFGRLADRFGRRPILMLDVILFSLFEFATAFASSLTALLVLRFLFGVAMGGEWGIGASLAMESIPAKARGAVSGLLQSGYPCGFFLAALANWLLVDHIGWRGLFVVGAIPALLVLYIRRKVPESAVWKEGAQAARRPGLFEAMRGHWKLALYLMLLMMAFNMFSHGSQDMYHTFEEVNLHLPTGSAMAFVLVALLNLGALVGGLYFGALSERIGRRKAMMIAALLAIPVIPLWMYGGSLILLGLGAFLIQVMVQGAWGVVPTHLNELSPAAVRGTLPGFAYQMGNLLAAVTATAQAWLAQRHGGDFAFAMALWMVLVALLLALLLWLGPEARGVGFGHHES; encoded by the coding sequence ATGTCGCTGCTGGCACCCTTGCGTGAACTCGATATCATCCAGCGACACACCGTGCTGGCCAGTTTCCTGGGCTGGACACTGGATGCGTTCGACTACTTCCTGCTGACCTTCGTCATCGTCACGGTGGCGAAGGAGTTCGACGTGGGTACGGCGCAGATCACCTACGCACTGTTCCTGACCCTGGCGGCGCGGCCGCTGGGCGCGCTGCTGTTCGGGCGGCTGGCCGACCGCTTCGGGCGGCGGCCGATCCTGATGCTCGACGTGATCCTGTTCTCGCTGTTCGAGTTCGCCACGGCATTCGCCTCGTCGCTGACCGCCTTGCTGGTGCTGCGTTTCCTGTTCGGCGTCGCGATGGGTGGCGAATGGGGCATCGGCGCGTCGCTGGCGATGGAGTCGATACCGGCGAAAGCCCGCGGCGCGGTGTCAGGCCTGCTGCAAAGCGGCTACCCGTGCGGCTTCTTCCTCGCCGCGCTGGCGAACTGGTTGCTGGTGGACCATATCGGCTGGCGTGGGTTGTTCGTGGTCGGCGCGATCCCGGCCTTGCTGGTGCTGTACATCCGCCGCAAGGTGCCGGAGTCGGCGGTCTGGAAGGAAGGCGCGCAGGCGGCGAGGCGGCCCGGCCTGTTCGAGGCCATGCGCGGGCACTGGAAGCTGGCGCTCTACCTGATGCTGCTGATGATGGCGTTCAACATGTTCAGCCACGGCTCGCAGGACATGTACCACACCTTCGAGGAGGTGAACCTGCACCTGCCCACCGGCTCTGCCATGGCCTTCGTGCTGGTGGCGCTGCTGAATCTCGGCGCGCTGGTGGGCGGCCTGTATTTCGGGGCGCTGTCGGAACGGATCGGCCGGCGCAAGGCGATGATGATCGCCGCGCTGCTGGCGATACCGGTGATTCCGCTGTGGATGTACGGCGGTTCGCTGATCCTGCTGGGGCTGGGCGCGTTCCTGATCCAGGTGATGGTGCAGGGCGCCTGGGGCGTGGTGCCGACGCATCTGAACGAGTTGTCGCCGGCAGCGGTGCGCGGCACCCTGCCGGGCTTCGCCTACCAGATGGGCAACCTGCTGGCGGCGGTCACCGCCACCGCGCAAGCCTGGCTGGCGCAGCGGCATGGCGGGGATTTCGCGTTCGCGATGGCGCTGTGGATGGTGCTGGTGGCGCTGCTGCTGGCGTTGTTGCTGTGGCTGGGTCCGGAGGCGCGCGGCGTGGGCTTCGGCCATCATGAATCCTAG